A section of the Phaseolus vulgaris cultivar G19833 chromosome 8, P. vulgaris v2.0, whole genome shotgun sequence genome encodes:
- the LOC137825520 gene encoding cellulose synthase-like protein E1 encodes MGSGEEDSLFETRKDKARHIRRLYAVSLFVAICFVWAFRLTHIPAKGEAGKWAWLGLFVAEVWGGIYWIFYQALRWNMVYRTTFPNRLTPRYESRFPGVDIFVFTADAVVEPPMMVINTVLSVMAYDYPAEKLSVYLSDDGGSDVTFYALLQASSFAKHWIPFCKRFKVEPRSPAAYFNTVASTKSEDHNYVKHLATIHKLYEEMKRRVEEATKLGVPSEARSKHKGFSQWDSYSSPRDHDTILQIVMHKKDTEGSKDVDGCILPTLVYMAREKRPQYHTHFKAGAINSLLRVSSSISNGKIILILDCDMYSTHSQSVRDTLCFFMDEDKGQEIAYVQFPQSFDNIGKNDLYGNSLSEIVEVELHGADGFGGPIFIGTCCYLRRDAFYRKKFSREYKNDWNDENENEVTQVNLHELEEESKALANCSYEKNTLWGKKIGSVYGCLVEDVITGLQIQSHGWKSVYYNPSISAFSGIAPTNLLHTLVQMKRWGEGQVQLLLSEFRPKWYGDEKINLGLLLGYGHYNFFAITSLSVLYYSIIPSLYLLKGVSFFPKISSVWFIPFACVIVGEIAYSLIEGLSMGGSIQGWWNGTRIWLYVKTSSFLFSLIDGILGFFGRPNSSFSLTSKVIDDDVAQRYKKRVMEFGTSSPYFTVLATLALLNLFCLLLTSKELVLHKGTFAAEKMTLQVLLCGFLVVINIPLYQAIFVRKDKGRMPTFVSIKSTTLAFTACMFFKLFN; translated from the exons ATGGGGAGTGGTGAAGAGGACTCTTTGTTTGAAACAAGGAAAGACAAAGCAAGGCACATTCGGAGGCTCTATGCTGTCTCTTTGTTTGTGGCCATATGCTTTGTCTGGGCATTCAGACTCACTCACATACCTGCAAAAGGAGAAGCTGGGAAATGGGCTTGGCTTGGTTTGTTTGTTGCAGAAGTGTGGGGTGGCATCTATTGGATCTTTTATCAAGCCCTTCGATGGAACATGGTCTACAGAACAACCTTCCCCAACAGACTCACTCCAAG ATATGAGAGTAGGTTCCCGGGAGTGGACATCTTTGTGTTTACGGCAGATGCAGTGGTGGAGCCACCGATGATGGTGATCAATACAGTGTTATCTGTGATGGCTTATGACTATCCAGCTGAGAAGTTGAGCGTGTATCTCTCAGATGATGGAGGCTCAGATGTAACCTTTTATGCTCTTTTACAAGCTTcttcctttgccaagcattggATTCCATTCTGCAAGAGATTTAAGGTGGAACCAAGATCACCTGCTGCCTATTTTAACACTGTTGCTTCAACAAAATCAGAGGACCATAACTATGTCAAACACTTGGCAACCATCCAT AAATTATACGAAGAAATGAAAAGGAGAGTAGAAGAAGCAACAAAGTTGGGTGTACCCAGTGAAGCACGGTCAAAGCATAAGGGTTTTTCCCAATGGGATTCGTATTCCTCTCCACGTGATCACGATACTATCCTTCAA ATAGTGATGCATAAAAAGGACACAGAAGGGTCAAAGGACGTAGACGGGTGTATTTTGCCAACCTTAGTGTATATGGCTCGTGAAAAGAGACCTCAATATCACACCCACTTCAAAGCCGGAGCTATAAATTCATTG CTAAGAGTGTCTTCATCGATTAGCAATGGGAAAATCATTCTAATTCTAGATTGTGACATGTACTCCACCCATTCACAATCAGTGAGAGATACTCTATGTTTTTTCATGGATGAAGATAAAGGCCAAGAAATTGCTTATGTGCAATTTCCACAATCTTTTGATAACATTGGAAAAAATGATCTTTACGGCAATTCTCTATCAGAAATTGTGGAG GTAGAACTCCATGGTGCTGATGGTTTTGGTGGCCCTATTTTTATTGGAACTTGTTGCTATCTTAGAAGAGATGCTTTCTATAGGAAGAAGTTTAGTCGTGAATACAAAAATGATTGGAATGATGAGAATGAGAATGAGGTGACTCAAGTAAACTTGCATGAACTAGAAGAAGAATCAAAGGCTTTAGCAAATTGCAGTTATGAGAAAAATACCTTATGGGGGAAAAAG ATTGGTTCAGTATATGGATGTCTTGTGGAGGATGTGATAACAGGGTTGCAAATACAGTCACATGGATGGAAATCAGTATACTACAACCCATCAATAAGTGCTTTTTCTGGCATTGCTCCAACGAACTTACTTCACACACTAGTTCAAATGAAGAGATGGGGTGAAGGTCAAGTGCAACTTTTACTTTCTGAGTTCAGACCTAAATGGTATGGTGATGAAAAGATCAACCTAGGCTTACTATTGGGATATGGACACTACAACTTCTTTGCCATCACTTCATTGTCAGTACTATATTACTCCATCATCCCTTCACTTTATCTCCTTAAGGGTGTTTCCTTCTTTCCAAAG ATTTCTAGCGTATGGTTTATACCTTTCGCATGTGTAATTGTTGGGGAAATTGCTTATAGCTTGATTGAGGGTTTGAGTATGGGAGGATCAATCCAAGGTTGGTGGAATGGTACAAGAATATGGTTATACGTGAAAACAAGTTCCTTTCTTTTTTCCTTAATAGACGGTATCCTAGGGTTCTTTGGACGTCCAAATTCATCATTTTCACTCACATCAAAGGTCATTGATGATGATGTTGCTCAGCGTTACAAGAAAAGAGTCATGGAGTTTGGAACATCTTCTCCTTATTTCACGGTTCTAGCAACACTTGCATTACTCAATTTGTTTTGCTTGCTTCTAACTTCAAAGGAATTGGTCCTTCACAAAGGTACCTTTGCTGCTGAGAAAATGACATTACAAGTTCTTTTGTGTGGATTCTTAGTTGTCATCAATATTCCCTTATACCAAGCCATTTTTGTGAGGAAGGATAAGGGTCGAATGCCAACTTTTGTTTCTATCAAGTCTACTACATTGGCTTTCACTGCATGTATGTTTTTCAAACTATTCAATTGA